A DNA window from Harpia harpyja isolate bHarHar1 unplaced genomic scaffold, bHarHar1 primary haplotype scaffold_400, whole genome shotgun sequence contains the following coding sequences:
- the LOC128138402 gene encoding mucin-3B-like has translation MTEASSLRGICWQRAPDEYRDFYYPVTTEGVIQCITNCTPNMPSTMDCHYGQCHITRAGPQCFCQDEALYWYTDAHCSGRVSKLAMGLGLVATVLLVSCIILIVVLVRRRRRNDLQPSTGGNWYEDDGLTWHSPDGFLYRNMDTDSTTGEERPHNFTPSLELVDTSIPMKISRPKVTTQL, from the exons atgacgGAGGCATCTTCCCTGCGTG GGATCTGCTGGCAGCGAGCACCCGACGAATACCGGGACTTCTACTACCCGGTGACCACGGAGGGCGTCATCCAGTGCATCACCAACTGCACGCCCAACATGCCGAGCACCATGGATTGCCACTACGGCCAGTGCCACATCACCCGGGCTGGTCCCCAGTGCTT TTGCCAGGATGAAGCCCTGTACTGGtacacagatgcccattgctccGGGCGAGTCAGCAAGTTGGCGATGGGGTTGGGGCTGGTGGCCACCGTGTTGCTCGTCAGCTGCATCATCCTCATCGTGGTGCTGGTCAGGAGACGCCGGAGAAA TGACCTTCAACCCTCCACCGGTGGCAACTGGTATGAAGACGATGGCTTGACCTGGCACTCGCCTGATGGCTTCCTCTACCGCAACATGGACACCGACAGCACCACAG GCGAGGAGCGTCCACACAACTTCACGCCTTCATTGGAGCTGGTGGATACCTCCATCCCG aTGAAGATCTCCAGGCCAAAAGTCACAACCCAACTATGA